The DNA region AGCCTCCGGCCCGGCCGGATCTCTCCTGCGGGCGGAGCGGGTGGCGCTCAACTTCCTCCAGCGGCTCTCGGGCGTGGCCACCGCGACGTCCCTCTGCGTTTCGCGGATCGCCGCATACGGCACGAAGCTCCTCGACACGAGGAAAACGACGCCGCTGCTCCGGGTCCTCGAGAAGTACGCCGTACGGGTGGGGGGCGGGGCGAACCACCGGTTCTCCCTCTCGGACGGGATCCTCGTCAAGGAGAACGGGATCCGCGCGGCCGGGGGGATCGTCCCGGCGGTCGCCGCGGCGCGTTCGGCGGCGCACCACCTCCTCCGCGTCGAGGTCGAGGCGGAGACGCTTCCGGACGTGGAGGCGGCGGTCGAGGCGGGGGCCGACGCGGTCCTCCTCGACAACATGCCGCCGTCGATGGTCCGCGAGGCGGTCGCGCGCTTTGGCGGGATCGTCTTCCTCGAGGCGTCCGGGGGAATCCACCTTGGGAACGTCGAGGAGTACGCCCGCACGGGGGTGGCCGCCGTCGCCGTCGGCGCGATCACCCACTCCGCTCCGGCCCTCGACATCTCCTTCGAACTGTCGGCATGATTCCCCTTCTCCTGGGCCTTCTTTTTCTTTTTCCCGCGGCGGGGCGCGCGGTCGAGGGATACCGGGTCTACGAGTCCACCGCCGCGTCGGTGAACGGCGAGGTGTTCTTCGTCTCCGACGTCGCGCGGGAGTCGTGCTTCCTCGGGTGCGCTGCGATGCCAGGGACCGGGGAGGAGATCCTTTCCCTTCGCGAGACGCGGGATCGCCTGATCCTCGACGCGCTGGGGCTCCAGGAGCAGCGGAAGCTTCTTCTCGGGGCGGTGGACAACGTGATGCTGGAGGGGTACGCGCGGGAGGCGGAGTCCCGGATGACCGCGTGCCCGTCCCCCTGCAAGCGGGAGATCGCCCCCGGGGAGACCCGGGAATGGATCCGACGGAAACTGCTCCTCCGGGATTTCTTCAACCGCCGTGTCGCGGTATTCGTGGAGGTGAAGGCCGACGATGTGCGGAGGGAGCTTGCGCGCAGGTCTTCCTCCCCCGGGAACGACGCGGACCCGACCCGGGAGGAGGTTCTTCAAGAGATGCTCGACGCCCGGATCGCGCAGGAGATCCGAAACTGGCAAACCCGCGCCGCATCAAAATCCAGGATCGTACTTTCCCCCATGGAGGATCGATGAGTACCGGAGCGTATGTCCTCACCGTGCGAACGTCCTTCGCCGCCGCCCATCGCCTGCGCGAGTACGACGGGAACTGCGAGCGACTGCACGGGCACAACTGGCAGGTGGAAGTCGCGGTGGAGTCGCCGACGCTCGACGAACGTGGGATCGCACTCGACTTCCGGATCCTCAAGGCGTCGCTTCACGACCTGCTCTCCCGGTTCGATCACCGGTACCTGAACGAAGTCCCGCCGTTCGACGGGATGAACCCGTCGTCGGAGAATCTCGCGCGCCACCTGTACGAGGAAATGGAAACATCGATCCCCGCGCCGGCGCGCGTCTCCCGCGTCACCGTGTGGGAATCCGACGATGCCCGGGCCGACTACTTCCGGCGCGACGAATAGGATCCGCTACCCCTTCACCGCCAGAGACCCGTTCAGCTCCCTCAGCAGCGCCGACAGGTCGATCCCGTGGACCTTGGCGCCGTGCTCCAGGTTTTCGTATTCGGAGAGCTGGCACTGGGCGCAATCGATCCCGAACCGCTCGAAGACCGGGATCGTCTGCGGGTATCGACGGAGCACGTCCTCGATCTTCATCTCCTTGTCGATCATCGTGTCACCTCCCGGCGGGATGCCCTATTTTACCACGTGGATTCCCCGGTCGATTTCGAGGAAGCGGAGAGGCGGCGCCGCGGGGATCCGGCCGATCTTCGCCGCCAGCTCGTAGAACAGGGCAAGGCCCTCCGCCTCCTCCCCGAGGTCGTAGGAGAGGCAGCGCCAGTAGGCCTCCCTGAAAGCGAGGGGAATCCAGCCGGGGCCTCCCCACGGGTATTCTCCCCGGAGGATCGACGCCTGCGCTGTCCGTTTCGCCGTAAGAAGGGCGGCGGAGAACCGGGACAGGGCATCACGGCGCTCCTCCCACGCGCTCCGGGCGGCGATCCAAAGGGCGAAAACGAACGGCTTCCCCGTCTCGCGCCGCCACCACTCCCCGAGGTCGGTGACGTGCGGCGCGACGGCGTCGACGGCCGCCCGGATCGCCTCGTCCCCGATCAAGAGATGGGCCGGGTAGCGTCGCAGCGCCTCTCTCGCCGGAAGCTCCGTCCTCACGAGGAGGTTTTCGCGCCCCAGCGACTTGCGGAGGAGGATCTCGAGCAGCAGGATCGAGGTGTCCGAATTCCCGGTGACGGCGATCGGCTCCGGGGGAAGCCGCCGGAGCGGACCGTTCGACAGCAGCAGGACGCTCATCACGCGGCGTCTCGAGGAGATGGAGATGTCGGGGCAGAGGATGTACCGGTCCGGCCGCAACGCGTACTCGATGGACGAGGAGGGGGACACGTCCAGCTCCCCGTCGCGCAACTTCCGGTTCAGTTCGGAGGGGTGCCCGTCGACGAACGAAACCCCGCCCGGCACGCCACCGGTCGCGAGCCCGTGGAAGATCGGGACGAGATTGGCGTACGGGATGCGTCCGACGTGCAGCGGGGACCGGTTCCCTGTCATTCGTATCTCAGCGCCTCGATGGGGTTGAGCGACGCCGCTTTCTTCGCGGGGTACACACCGAAGAATACACCGACCAAGGCGGAGAAGGTGAAAGAGAGGAGGACCGACCAAGCGGGGGTGGAAACGGGCAGTTTCGGGACGAGGAGCCTGAGGGCCCAGGCGCCCGCGACTCCGACGAGGATGCCGATGATCCCGCCGACGGCGGCGAGAGTGATGGACTCGAAGAGGAACTGCTGGAGGATGTCCCGGTTCCGCGCCCCCACCGCCTTGCGGATTCCGATCTCGTTGGTCCGTTCCTTCACCGTCACCAGCATGATGTTCATGATCCCGATTCCCCCGACCAGGAGCGAGATCGCGGCGATTCCGCCGAGCACGTAGGTGAGCGTGTCGAGGATGGTGTAGAGGGAGGAGAGGATGGCCGCCTGGTTCGTGATGGTGAAGTCCTCGTTCCGGTTGTGGGCGCGCTGGAG from Deltaproteobacteria bacterium CG2_30_66_27 includes:
- a CDS encoding disulfide oxidoreductase; the encoded protein is MIDKEMKIEDVLRRYPQTIPVFERFGIDCAQCQLSEYENLEHGAKVHGIDLSALLRELNGSLAVKG
- a CDS encoding 6-carboxytetrahydropterin synthase QueD, with product MSTGAYVLTVRTSFAAAHRLREYDGNCERLHGHNWQVEVAVESPTLDERGIALDFRILKASLHDLLSRFDHRYLNEVPPFDGMNPSSENLARHLYEEMETSIPAPARVSRVTVWESDDARADYFRRDE
- a CDS encoding nicotinate-nucleotide diphosphorylase (carboxylating), with product MPGVISRHLYEEIVRGALREDAPFGDPFGDVFRDAAAGVFLAGGDGVLCGGPVAIEVFRQVDPSVSVSFSPDGCRVARGDRIGEASGPAGSLLRAERVALNFLQRLSGVATATSLCVSRIAAYGTKLLDTRKTTPLLRVLEKYAVRVGGGANHRFSLSDGILVKENGIRAAGGIVPAVAAARSAAHHLLRVEVEAETLPDVEAAVEAGADAVLLDNMPPSMVREAVARFGGIVFLEASGGIHLGNVEEYARTGVAAVAVGAITHSAPALDISFELSA